Part of the Pseudodesulfovibrio mercurii genome is shown below.
CCCTCCCCCGAACATCAATTCTTCAAAGAACTACTTGCGCAGACCAAGGCGACTGATGAGGTCGCGGTAGCGCTGGATGTCCTTGTTCTGCAAGTACTTGAGCAGCTTGCGGCGCTGGCCGACAAGCTTGAGCAGACCGGTGCGGGAGTGGTGGTCCTTCTTGTGGGTCTTGAAGTGCTCGCCCAGGTAGGTGATGCGCGCGGTCAGCAGCGCGACCTGGACCTCGGGAGACCCGGTGTCGCCTTCGGCGGTCTTGTACTCGTCGATAATCTTCTGTTTTTCTTCAGCAGTCATCACCACAGCGGTATCCTCCTAAGTTGGATGTTGCTTGTATCGTTTTGCCGGACCGAATGCCCGAAGCGGATCAGTCCCGGTTCCAGAGTCCCCGGAGAATGGCCCATCTGGGCTTGCCGTCCTGAAGCTTGGCCTCCACCAGTGCCAGGGGTTCGTCGTCGGGACCGAGCAGCATGGCCTGGTCGCCGAGTTCGCCCGCCAGCAGGGTGCCGGGCTGGTCGGCCACCGGCAGCCAGGACCCGTTCATGACGAGTCCGGCCAGCGGTTCGGTCAACCGAAACCTCGGCCAGTGGGGCAGGGTGTCCCGCAGGGGGATCACCCGTTCCGGAAACAGCTCCGGATGCTCCAGGACGTCCTCCAGGGAGTAGGCCTGTTCGAGCCGAAAGGGCTCGCTGGCCTCCCTGACCAGGCTGGTCAGCGCCGCGCCGCACCCCATTCGTGTCCCCAAGCTGTGGACCAGGGATCGTATGTAGGTGCCCGCGGAACAGCTGACCCTGAATGCCGCGTTGAGCGGATTCGCGTCCAACACTTCCACATGAGAAACAACAATGGGCTTTGTCTTGACCGGTGTCTCCAGGCCCTCGCGGGCCAGGGCGTACAGCGGCTTGCCCTGGTGTTTGGCAGCCGAATAGGCAGGAACTTCCTGCTCTGTCAACTCTTTCCAAAACAAAATTTCACGTTCGACATCGCCGGGGGTGGCGTCCACCGGGCATTCTTTGAGGACTTCTCCTTGGATATCAAACGTATCGGTGGTGATTCCGAGCCGAAACGTGCCGGAATAGGTCTTGGTCCCGCCGGTCAGGTACGGCGCGAGCTTGGTGCCGTTGCCGAGCAGGACCAGGAGCACGCCCTCGGCCATTGGGTCCAGGGTCCCTCCGTGGCCGATCTTGTACTGCCTGAGGCGGTGCTTGATGTCGTTCAGGCAGGCGGCCGAGGTGGGCCCGGACGGTTTGTTCAGGATCAGCAGGCCGTCGAGCTGGAACGGGCTGCGCTGGTTGCGTCGGCGTCCCATCTAGGCGATCCCCAACTGGTCGGCCACGGCCCGGACAAGCCGCGCCTTGACCTCGGCCAGGGGGCCCTGGATGGACCCGCCCGCCGCGTTCTTGTGTCCGCCGCCGCCGAAGCGGGCGGCCACCTTCTGGACGTTGTCGTCGCCGTAGGAGCGCAGGCTGAACTTGTAGAGGTCCGGCCCCTCCTCGCGCAGGATGGCGGCCACGCGCACGGTCTTCAGGCGGCGCAGGAAATTGATCAGGTTCTCGGTGTCCGCGTTGGTCGTGCCGGTGCGCGCGAACATCTCCTTCGTGATGACCGTGGCGCTGACCCGCTTGTCCAGGAAGAGCTCCATGGCGGACATGGCCTCGGTCCAGAGCTTCATGCGGTTCTCGGACCACTGCTTGGTGATGCGCTCGTTCATGCCCGCGATGTCCAGGCCGTTGCGCAGCATCCCGGCGGCCAGCTCCAGGGACTCCGGGGTGGTGTTGCCGTAGGTGAAGAAGCCGGTGTCCGTGGCCACGGCCAGGTAGACGCACTCTGCCAGGGGGCCGGTCAGGGGCACGCCCAGGGCGTCGGCCAGCAGGGCGATCATGCCGCCCACGGACGGCTGCTTGGCGTCCACCCAGTTGACCTCGCCGAACAGGTCGTTGCCCAGGTGGTGGTCGATGTTGACGATCCTGGTCTCGCCCGCGCGGGCGGCCAGGGCTTCGCCCATGCGCTCCCCGCTGCCGCAGTCCAGGACGAAGGTCCAGGCGGGCAGGGCGTCGGGCAGGTCGCGCTCGATGGGCGCGGGCAGGTCGATGAAGGCGTAGCGCGAGGGCAGTCCGGACGGATTGTACAGGGAGACCTTCCTGCCCAGGGCGGCCA
Proteins encoded:
- the rpsO gene encoding 30S ribosomal protein S15: MVMTAEEKQKIIDEYKTAEGDTGSPEVQVALLTARITYLGEHFKTHKKDHHSRTGLLKLVGQRRKLLKYLQNKDIQRYRDLISRLGLRK
- the truB gene encoding tRNA pseudouridine(55) synthase TruB is translated as MGRRRNQRSPFQLDGLLILNKPSGPTSAACLNDIKHRLRQYKIGHGGTLDPMAEGVLLVLLGNGTKLAPYLTGGTKTYSGTFRLGITTDTFDIQGEVLKECPVDATPGDVEREILFWKELTEQEVPAYSAAKHQGKPLYALAREGLETPVKTKPIVVSHVEVLDANPLNAAFRVSCSAGTYIRSLVHSLGTRMGCGAALTSLVREASEPFRLEQAYSLEDVLEHPELFPERVIPLRDTLPHWPRFRLTEPLAGLVMNGSWLPVADQPGTLLAGELGDQAMLLGPDDEPLALVEAKLQDGKPRWAILRGLWNRD
- a CDS encoding DHH family phosphoesterase, which produces MESPIRRISEVIAGHDEFLVASHYSPDGDAIGSICALGHILAALGRKVSLYNPSGLPSRYAFIDLPAPIERDLPDALPAWTFVLDCGSGERMGEALAARAGETRIVNIDHHLGNDLFGEVNWVDAKQPSVGGMIALLADALGVPLTGPLAECVYLAVATDTGFFTYGNTTPESLELAAGMLRNGLDIAGMNERITKQWSENRMKLWTEAMSAMELFLDKRVSATVITKEMFARTGTTNADTENLINFLRRLKTVRVAAILREEGPDLYKFSLRSYGDDNVQKVAARFGGGGHKNAAGGSIQGPLAEVKARLVRAVADQLGIA